The following are encoded in a window of Flavobacterium cupriresistens genomic DNA:
- a CDS encoding (deoxy)nucleoside triphosphate pyrophosphohydrolase: MSKIINVTCAIILKNEKILVAQRSTKMKLPLKWEFPGGKLEFNESEIDCIKREIKEEINIEIEILQKLSNNIHDYGNFKINLIPFLACYISGDIKLAEHTDYRLLERSELLNIDWAEADIPIVEEFLKLEI, encoded by the coding sequence ATGTCTAAAATCATAAATGTTACTTGTGCAATAATTTTAAAGAATGAAAAAATTTTAGTTGCGCAGAGAAGTACAAAAATGAAATTACCTTTAAAATGGGAATTTCCGGGTGGAAAATTAGAATTTAATGAGAGTGAAATTGATTGCATTAAAAGAGAAATTAAAGAGGAAATAAATATTGAGATTGAAATATTGCAAAAACTATCAAATAATATTCATGATTATGGCAATTTTAAAATCAATTTAATTCCTTTTTTAGCTTGTTATATTTCAGGTGATATTAAATTAGCAGAACACACAGATTATAGATTATTAGAAAGATCTGAACTATTAAACATTGATTGGGCTGAAGCAGATATACCAATCGTTGAAGAATTTTTAAAACTTGAAATATGA
- a CDS encoding AsmA family protein, whose amino-acid sequence MKATLLQIKDFLQSVHFKKYAKRFGLFVLGCITLLLIASGALSFYFNRNKPEIIAKINAKINENINGEFHIGDFQYKFLTGFPNFTLALKEVELKDRQWKTHRHTLLKAKEIEVRLNVWSLLQHEINIRKILINEADIYLYKAANGYSNSDIFKPKKKKSSENKSETETTIGQINLNNVHFILDNRVGHKLFDFDVASLKSKVDYDGDDWQTDLFLKTTVKSLAFNTVHGSFAKQKILQGTFDISYSSENQKISVDTQGLQIGTDSFDIIAFFTVGKTNSPFGINIGTTILWQNASNLLSDNISSKLNRFNLKKEIQVNCDIKGDFNDQGDPRIVVQAEVANNELTIPDGLFTDCNFKGIFTNNFKPKEGFNDANSAIVLSHFFGKYQKMPIKIPQVVINNLENPIATGNMSSDFDIQNINEMCSDKWINFTSGHAHAGLKFQFNIVDLYITKPRFTGDVNISNASFDYIPKKIHAKETNIQLNFTQEALLIKQITYKHKNNSFRIDGKIDNFLNLYYDAPEKMVINWNIYCPNIDVKQFLGILKNSQAKKVAQKPVKNVNFSNQMRSVIEKCAVVINLKADKINYGKLTATNTSATIQMINSKLSLKNGSLQTSGGSIAFSGSIEPRGNNYTFQSNAQVNRVDIANFLRSFNNFGIRSFSPKDIKGKLSSHANVTGLINDKGELITNSMTGNLGFTVNQGALLDFEPIVRIGKFAFPFRDVKNITFSDLSGNVNLRGERIDVHNLTISSSVLNFDVEGIYSFGRGTNLALTIPLRNSKNDVKLASKAERDAVRERGIVLHLIALDDEGKMKIKWGKRGK is encoded by the coding sequence ATGAAAGCAACTTTACTTCAAATAAAAGATTTTTTGCAATCAGTGCATTTTAAAAAATACGCGAAACGCTTTGGCCTTTTTGTCTTAGGATGTATAACGCTCCTTCTTATTGCTTCGGGCGCTTTGTCTTTTTATTTCAATCGGAATAAACCGGAAATTATCGCTAAAATCAATGCTAAAATCAACGAAAATATCAATGGAGAATTTCATATTGGCGATTTTCAATACAAGTTTTTAACTGGTTTTCCGAACTTTACGCTGGCCTTAAAAGAAGTCGAACTCAAAGACAGACAATGGAAAACACATCGTCATACCCTATTAAAAGCAAAAGAAATTGAAGTCCGTTTGAATGTCTGGAGTTTGCTGCAACACGAAATCAACATTCGTAAAATCCTGATCAACGAAGCCGACATTTATCTCTACAAAGCTGCAAACGGTTATTCGAATTCTGATATTTTTAAACCCAAAAAGAAAAAATCATCAGAAAACAAATCTGAAACAGAAACCACAATTGGTCAAATCAACCTCAACAACGTTCATTTTATTCTGGACAATCGTGTTGGTCATAAACTTTTTGATTTTGATGTTGCGAGTTTAAAATCAAAGGTAGATTACGATGGCGACGACTGGCAAACGGATTTGTTTTTAAAGACTACTGTTAAAAGTTTAGCGTTCAATACCGTTCATGGGAGTTTTGCCAAGCAAAAAATACTTCAAGGTACTTTTGACATTTCGTACTCGTCTGAAAACCAAAAAATAAGCGTAGACACCCAAGGCTTACAAATCGGAACGGATTCTTTTGACATCATTGCTTTTTTTACGGTCGGTAAAACAAATTCGCCTTTCGGAATCAATATCGGAACTACCATTTTATGGCAAAATGCTTCGAACTTATTATCGGATAACATCAGTTCTAAGCTTAACCGATTTAATCTAAAAAAAGAAATCCAGGTCAATTGTGACATCAAAGGGGATTTTAATGATCAAGGCGACCCCAGAATTGTGGTTCAGGCCGAAGTCGCCAACAATGAACTCACTATTCCCGACGGGCTTTTTACCGATTGTAATTTCAAGGGGATTTTTACCAACAATTTCAAACCAAAAGAGGGTTTTAATGATGCCAATTCGGCTATTGTTCTGAGTCATTTCTTTGGAAAATATCAAAAAATGCCCATTAAAATTCCGCAGGTTGTCATCAATAATTTAGAAAATCCCATCGCTACAGGAAACATGAGTTCTGATTTTGATATTCAGAATATCAACGAAATGTGCAGTGACAAATGGATTAATTTTACAAGTGGTCATGCGCATGCAGGTTTGAAATTTCAATTTAATATTGTCGATTTGTACATCACCAAACCCCGATTTACCGGTGATGTCAATATCAGTAACGCTTCTTTTGATTATATCCCTAAAAAGATTCATGCTAAAGAAACTAACATTCAGCTCAACTTTACTCAGGAAGCACTGCTCATCAAACAAATTACCTACAAACATAAAAACAACAGTTTTCGCATAGACGGAAAAATCGATAATTTCCTGAATCTCTATTACGATGCTCCCGAAAAAATGGTAATCAACTGGAATATCTATTGTCCGAATATCGACGTCAAACAATTTCTGGGAATTCTAAAAAACTCTCAAGCCAAAAAAGTAGCGCAAAAACCGGTCAAAAATGTCAATTTTTCGAATCAAATGCGCTCCGTAATCGAGAAATGTGCCGTTGTTATCAACCTCAAAGCCGACAAAATCAATTACGGAAAACTGACCGCCACCAACACTTCGGCGACAATCCAGATGATTAATTCGAAGCTATCTTTAAAAAACGGTTCGTTACAAACTTCCGGCGGATCGATTGCTTTTAGCGGGTCGATTGAGCCCAGAGGAAACAATTACACCTTTCAATCTAACGCACAGGTTAATCGCGTTGATATTGCGAATTTTCTGCGTTCGTTCAACAATTTCGGAATCCGTTCTTTTAGCCCAAAAGACATTAAAGGAAAACTCAGTTCCCATGCCAATGTTACCGGTTTAATCAACGACAAAGGCGAACTCATCACCAATTCTATGACCGGAAATCTGGGCTTTACTGTCAATCAGGGTGCCTTATTGGACTTTGAACCCATTGTAAGGATTGGCAAGTTTGCGTTTCCGTTTCGCGATGTCAAAAACATTACTTTCAGCGATTTGTCCGGCAATGTAAATCTACGCGGAGAGCGAATCGACGTTCATAACTTAACCATCAGTTCGAGTGTTTTAAATTTTGATGTCGAAGGGATTTATTCCTTTGGCCGTGGCACCAATCTGGCCCTCACCATCCCTTTACGAAATTCCAAAAACGATGTCAAACTCGCCAGCAAAGCTGAGCGTGATGCGGTTCGGGAACGTGGGATTGTGTTGCATTTGATTGCGCTGGATGATGAGGGGAAGATGAAGATTAAGTGGGGGAAGAGGGGGAAGTAA
- the trxA gene encoding thioredoxin, whose protein sequence is MALAITDATFDEVVLKSDKPVMVDFWAAWCGPCRMVGPIIDQLSDEYAGKVVVGKVDVDANQEFAAKYGVRNIPTVLVFHNGEVVGKQVGVAPKQTYADSLDALL, encoded by the coding sequence ATGGCATTAGCAATCACAGATGCTACTTTTGATGAAGTAGTTTTGAAATCAGATAAACCGGTAATGGTAGATTTTTGGGCAGCATGGTGCGGTCCTTGTCGTATGGTTGGTCCAATCATTGACCAATTAAGTGACGAATACGCAGGAAAAGTAGTTGTTGGGAAAGTAGATGTAGATGCAAACCAGGAATTTGCTGCAAAATATGGTGTACGTAACATACCAACTGTTTTGGTTTTTCATAACGGTGAAGTAGTAGGGAAACAAGTAGGAGTTGCTCCGAAACAAACCTATGCAGATAGTTTAGACGCTTTGTTGTAA
- a CDS encoding ATP-binding protein gives MRKIGFLFFLLFAIAAYPQQEPDLTPYKSTEQKLKVWLKYADTALDSENYSKLLWITEKGIDLAKNHPAYLGRFYLYRGISYEFSNNQYQKALANYELALQYAKSSKQIKTETSALMRLNYTYYALNETAKNKELILYIKKVLDTTKSNYMKAVLYGSLGEYYLNYSEYEPFIQYQLKAINYKKLLEKSVANTENIGVSYSQIASAYVKMKQYHKAIEYLNDAKPYIKTSPYISAFSCNYYMQSFVALNNLDSIKKYYNLIHTYPSVNDSLFLNLSFANRSMSEYYIGNHQSNTAYKYAQKAVLFGQKSNDDEILMEANTIMGKVWYEKGNYKKAIETLTLASKSALTYDKESFVTINKKLSESYAALGNWKEAYRYNKIYSKYNDEMLQESAKQSIANAEAHYQNKTKGQKIKNLSIENTIKNIQIKESERQRLFLIGGLSLVAIIGLLLFNQSRNRKKTNQKLQLLNKELDEANKIKARFFGILNHDLRSPISNLIHFLHLQKESPELLDEATALRMQNKIITGAENLLSSMEDILLWSKGQMENFKPLQKKVTVALLFEETQKHFSSVENVTFVFENPENIILETDENYLKTIIRNLTGNAIQALNKTSDGVIIWKARQENNSYFLSITDNGSGGTREEFKALYDHSEVIGIKNGLGLHLIRDLANAINCKIEVVTALGSGTTFTILFQ, from the coding sequence ATGAGAAAAATAGGTTTTTTGTTTTTTCTCTTATTTGCGATTGCTGCTTATCCGCAACAAGAGCCCGATTTAACCCCATACAAGTCTACAGAACAAAAACTTAAAGTCTGGCTAAAATATGCCGATACTGCTTTAGATTCAGAAAATTATTCCAAATTGTTATGGATTACAGAGAAAGGAATTGATCTCGCCAAAAACCATCCTGCTTATCTTGGTCGCTTTTACCTTTATCGGGGGATTAGTTATGAATTCAGCAACAATCAATATCAAAAAGCTTTAGCAAATTATGAACTCGCGTTACAGTATGCCAAAAGCAGCAAACAAATTAAAACCGAAACATCGGCTTTAATGCGCCTCAATTATACGTATTATGCGCTTAATGAAACAGCCAAAAACAAAGAGCTGATTCTTTACATTAAAAAAGTGCTGGATACCACAAAAAGCAATTATATGAAGGCCGTTCTCTACGGAAGTCTTGGAGAATATTATCTGAATTATTCGGAGTACGAGCCTTTTATTCAGTATCAATTAAAAGCAATCAATTATAAAAAACTTCTTGAAAAAAGCGTCGCTAATACCGAGAATATTGGGGTTTCCTATAGCCAGATTGCCAGTGCTTATGTAAAAATGAAACAGTACCATAAAGCCATTGAATACTTAAACGATGCCAAACCTTATATCAAAACTTCTCCCTATATAAGCGCTTTCTCGTGCAACTACTATATGCAATCTTTTGTTGCATTAAATAACCTTGACAGCATTAAGAAATACTACAATTTAATCCATACCTACCCATCAGTAAACGATTCCTTATTTCTTAATTTAAGTTTTGCCAACCGAAGCATGTCTGAATATTACATCGGGAATCATCAGTCAAACACCGCTTATAAATACGCTCAAAAAGCTGTTTTATTCGGTCAAAAATCAAATGATGATGAAATTCTCATGGAAGCCAACACCATAATGGGAAAAGTATGGTATGAAAAAGGCAATTATAAAAAAGCAATCGAAACGCTGACCCTGGCTTCTAAAAGCGCCCTTACTTACGACAAAGAGTCCTTTGTAACCATCAATAAAAAACTTTCTGAAAGTTATGCTGCTCTGGGGAATTGGAAAGAAGCCTACCGATACAATAAAATCTACAGCAAATACAATGACGAAATGCTGCAGGAATCAGCCAAACAAAGTATTGCCAACGCCGAAGCCCATTATCAAAACAAAACGAAAGGGCAGAAAATAAAGAATCTTTCGATTGAGAACACCATAAAAAACATTCAGATTAAAGAGTCGGAGAGACAACGTCTCTTTTTAATTGGTGGACTTAGTCTGGTTGCCATTATTGGATTGTTGTTGTTTAATCAAAGTCGGAATCGCAAAAAAACGAATCAGAAACTGCAGCTTTTAAACAAAGAACTCGACGAAGCCAATAAAATAAAAGCACGCTTTTTTGGCATTCTAAATCATGACTTAAGAAGTCCGATTTCGAATTTAATCCACTTTTTACACCTACAAAAAGAAAGTCCGGAGCTACTCGATGAAGCCACAGCTTTGCGTATGCAAAACAAAATTATTACCGGAGCCGAGAATTTATTATCGTCTATGGAGGATATATTATTGTGGAGTAAGGGACAAATGGAAAACTTTAAACCGCTGCAAAAGAAGGTTACGGTAGCGCTTTTATTCGAAGAAACACAGAAACATTTTTCGAGTGTAGAAAATGTAACATTTGTATTTGAAAATCCCGAAAATATCATCCTTGAAACCGATGAAAATTACCTCAAAACAATTATTCGGAATCTTACCGGAAATGCTATTCAGGCGCTTAATAAAACTTCGGACGGGGTAATAATCTGGAAAGCCCGCCAAGAAAACAACAGCTATTTTCTTTCTATAACCGACAATGGTTCAGGCGGAACTCGGGAAGAATTTAAGGCCTTATACGATCATTCTGAAGTAATCGGAATTAAAAATGGTTTAGGATTGCATTTGATTCGGGATCTGGCAAATGCCATTAATTGCAAAATCGAAGTGGTGACAGCCCTTGGTTCCGGAACAACTTTCACCATTCTATTTCAATAA
- a CDS encoding LytR/AlgR family response regulator transcription factor, whose translation MIKKYTCIIIDDDEIDRLTVLSYAKKFPVLDILGVFESAERALPFIEKEKVDILFLDIDMPGLNGIDFRKQALAIPVCIFITAHPEHAVESFQIETLDFIVKPLKQERFTQTINRIEEFMEIKLKASLFEASIGGDTIYIKEGHEQTKVKLHEILYLEALKDYTLLITNKKRHCVLSSIGNLLKEDHFQSFIRIHRSFAVQKQFIQKINATEIVLNNNIAIPVGRSYKENLNLFS comes from the coding sequence ATGATAAAAAAATACACCTGCATTATTATCGACGATGACGAAATAGACAGACTAACGGTTCTTTCTTATGCAAAGAAGTTCCCTGTGCTGGATATTTTAGGTGTTTTTGAATCGGCAGAAAGAGCGCTTCCTTTTATAGAAAAAGAAAAAGTTGACATCTTATTTCTGGACATCGATATGCCGGGTTTAAACGGAATCGATTTTAGAAAACAAGCCTTGGCTATTCCGGTTTGTATTTTTATAACGGCACACCCCGAGCATGCCGTAGAGAGTTTTCAGATCGAAACATTAGATTTCATCGTAAAACCTTTAAAACAGGAACGTTTCACACAAACGATAAATCGTATCGAAGAGTTTATGGAAATCAAACTCAAAGCCTCGCTTTTTGAAGCAAGTATTGGCGGTGATACCATTTATATCAAAGAAGGCCATGAACAAACCAAGGTTAAACTCCATGAAATTCTATACCTCGAAGCTCTTAAAGATTACACACTGCTGATCACAAACAAAAAGAGGCATTGTGTTTTATCGAGTATCGGAAATTTATTAAAAGAAGATCATTTTCAGTCTTTTATCCGAATCCATAGAAGTTTTGCCGTTCAGAAACAATTTATTCAAAAAATAAATGCGACCGAAATTGTACTAAACAACAACATCGCTATTCCTGTTGGAAGAAGTTACAAAGAAAATCTAAATCTGTTCTCATGA
- a CDS encoding DUF4082 domain-containing protein, which produces MKTIKIFFTVLLAALFSVSCSSDNNKETVTNYEVENPLNSVVAQVGLKRYDYMNNPSEELGLVFTPTVKGNIKAITVKLPGASPGLRVTIWDFDSEYFRMQGRLLRKSLAYWCCFYLKKTSQV; this is translated from the coding sequence ATGAAAACTATAAAAATATTTTTCACCGTTTTATTGGCTGCTCTCTTTAGTGTCTCCTGCAGCAGCGACAATAATAAAGAGACTGTCACAAATTATGAAGTGGAGAACCCGTTAAACTCAGTTGTTGCTCAAGTCGGATTAAAGAGATACGATTATATGAATAACCCATCAGAAGAGTTGGGATTGGTTTTTACTCCTACTGTAAAAGGAAACATCAAAGCAATTACGGTAAAATTGCCTGGCGCAAGTCCGGGGCTGCGGGTAACGATTTGGGATTTTGATTCAGAATATTTTAGAATGCAAGGACGTCTATTAAGGAAGTCGTTGGCCTATTGGTGTTGTTTTTATTTGAAAAAGACATCACAAGTTTGA
- a CDS encoding M1 family metallopeptidase gives MKIFYSFLLCFTIAAIGCSQTKQKGTLILDNGVSEQLARFRKQQISEVSYGLSFEIPNQKEQDINSNLVLNLTLSTLKEPLYLDFKEKAQNLKTIEINGKSSVILQEKGHVVIPTENLILGKNTVVISFIAGNLSLNRNDDFLYTLLVPDRASTLFPCFDQPDLKATYKLSLTVPKEWSVLAGGFVKDKQEQGDFVKYTFGESDKMSTYLFSFVAGKFKSVTQKPGNRQMTMLYRENNPEKLQTSTDTIFKLHQQSLDFLEKYTNCKFPFQKLDYASIPVFQYGGMEHVGAIQYKESTLFLDNTATDSEKLDRAKLIAHETSHMWFGDLVTMKWFNDVWMKEVFANFMADKIMNPIFPKVNHNLQFFTAHYASAYAEDRSLGTHPIRQNLANLKDAGSLYGSIIYNKAPIMMRQLEASMGKVAFQKGIEKYIKKYANDNADWNNLVEILDAETPLDMQKWSTVWVNKSGRPLLKDKIEYDAQNRISKFEILQEAEDKSANVWPQIFEIGLVYADKVQVVSVNLKGKSLLLKELTGLPKPISVVYNYNGFGYGVFPLDGKNLEAVLTLKDEVARASTYSNMYENTLTGNALPVKAFDCFVKGIQSEQNELVLKIIANQTSSVFWKFLTEKQQNAKQKQLEDIVYERLQANLPGNIKKTLFNLFSSIAYSDSGKEKLYKIWTKETVVSGLKLNEDDYTNIAMNLAIFKHEKAVEILEKTRTTISNPDKQKRFEFLLPSLSEEESVRNVFVESLKDDKNREKESWVSVGLANIHHPLRQESAQKYIRFSLDLTDEIQRTGDIFFPKDWLNNTIGKYSSKYAFDEVQRFLKENPEFSPILKRKVLQATDGLYRAQKIKKETE, from the coding sequence ATGAAAATTTTCTACAGCTTTCTTCTCTGTTTTACAATCGCAGCAATTGGGTGCTCACAAACGAAACAAAAAGGAACTCTTATTTTAGACAACGGTGTCTCGGAGCAATTGGCCCGTTTTCGGAAACAACAAATTTCAGAGGTGTCTTACGGATTGTCATTTGAGATTCCAAATCAAAAAGAGCAGGATATCAACTCCAATCTGGTTTTGAATCTTACCTTATCTACTTTAAAAGAGCCTTTGTATTTAGATTTTAAAGAGAAAGCGCAGAACCTAAAAACAATCGAAATAAACGGAAAAAGCAGTGTCATTTTGCAGGAGAAAGGGCATGTCGTTATTCCGACTGAAAATTTAATTTTAGGTAAAAATACAGTTGTAATTTCCTTTATTGCCGGGAATTTATCCTTAAACCGCAACGATGATTTTCTGTATACTTTATTAGTTCCGGATCGAGCGAGTACCTTATTTCCGTGTTTTGATCAGCCTGATCTTAAAGCAACGTATAAATTGAGTCTTACCGTTCCAAAAGAATGGTCAGTTTTGGCAGGTGGTTTTGTAAAGGACAAACAAGAACAAGGTGATTTTGTGAAATATACTTTTGGGGAATCGGATAAGATGAGTACCTACTTGTTTTCATTTGTTGCCGGAAAATTTAAAAGCGTTACTCAAAAACCGGGCAATAGGCAGATGACGATGTTGTATCGGGAAAACAATCCCGAAAAACTGCAAACCAGTACCGATACTATTTTTAAATTGCACCAACAATCGTTGGATTTCTTAGAAAAATATACGAATTGTAAATTTCCATTTCAAAAGCTGGATTACGCTTCGATTCCTGTTTTTCAATATGGCGGCATGGAGCATGTTGGCGCCATTCAATACAAAGAATCGACTTTGTTTTTGGATAATACAGCAACCGATAGCGAGAAACTGGACCGTGCCAAATTAATCGCTCACGAAACATCGCACATGTGGTTTGGAGATTTGGTGACGATGAAATGGTTCAATGATGTCTGGATGAAAGAGGTATTTGCAAATTTTATGGCAGATAAAATTATGAATCCGATTTTTCCGAAGGTCAATCACAATCTGCAGTTTTTTACAGCTCACTATGCTAGTGCTTACGCCGAAGATCGATCATTAGGAACACATCCGATAAGGCAAAACTTAGCAAATCTAAAAGATGCAGGTTCTCTTTATGGAAGTATTATTTACAACAAAGCACCTATAATGATGCGTCAATTAGAGGCTTCGATGGGGAAAGTAGCTTTTCAGAAAGGAATTGAAAAATACATTAAAAAATACGCCAATGATAATGCGGATTGGAATAATCTGGTTGAAATTCTAGATGCAGAAACACCACTCGATATGCAAAAATGGAGTACGGTATGGGTGAATAAATCAGGAAGACCCTTATTGAAAGACAAAATAGAATACGATGCCCAAAACCGAATCTCGAAGTTTGAAATTTTACAAGAGGCAGAAGATAAATCGGCAAATGTATGGCCTCAGATTTTTGAAATTGGTTTGGTTTATGCCGATAAGGTACAAGTGGTAAGTGTTAATCTAAAAGGTAAAAGCCTTCTTTTAAAAGAGTTAACCGGACTCCCAAAACCGATTAGTGTGGTTTACAATTACAACGGTTTTGGATATGGTGTTTTTCCGCTTGACGGGAAGAATCTGGAAGCTGTTTTGACTTTAAAAGATGAGGTTGCAAGAGCTTCAACCTATAGCAATATGTATGAAAATACCTTGACAGGAAATGCTTTACCCGTTAAAGCGTTTGATTGTTTTGTGAAAGGAATTCAAAGCGAACAAAATGAATTGGTTCTAAAAATAATCGCCAATCAGACCAGTTCGGTTTTTTGGAAATTCCTTACCGAAAAACAACAAAACGCAAAGCAAAAACAATTGGAAGATATCGTTTACGAACGTTTGCAGGCTAATTTACCGGGAAATATCAAAAAGACGTTGTTTAATTTGTTTAGTTCAATTGCCTATTCAGATTCAGGGAAAGAAAAGTTATATAAGATCTGGACTAAAGAAACGGTTGTTTCAGGTTTGAAATTAAACGAAGACGATTATACCAATATCGCTATGAATTTGGCTATATTTAAACATGAAAAAGCCGTTGAGATTTTAGAGAAAACCAGAACAACAATTTCAAATCCGGACAAGCAAAAACGTTTTGAGTTTCTACTTCCCTCTTTATCTGAAGAAGAATCCGTTCGAAATGTTTTTGTGGAGTCTTTAAAAGACGATAAAAACAGAGAGAAAGAATCGTGGGTTTCTGTTGGCTTGGCTAATATACATCATCCGTTACGTCAGGAAAGTGCGCAAAAGTATATTAGATTTTCATTAGATTTGACAGACGAAATTCAACGTACAGGAGATATTTTCTTTCCAAAGGACTGGTTGAATAATACCATTGGTAAATATTCTTCAAAGTATGCTTTTGACGAAGTACAGCGATTTTTAAAAGAGAATCCGGAGTTTAGTCCAATTCTTAAAAGAAAAGTATTGCAGGCAACAGACGGTTTATATCGTGCTCAAAAAATTAAAAAAGAAACCGAATGA
- a CDS encoding DUF58 domain-containing protein, whose product MKIESEIEKVSSFQHLEMLANQVVEGFISGMHKSPFHGFSAEFAEHKVYNAGESTKHIDWKLFAKTDRLYTKRFEEETNLRCHIIVDNSSSMHYPELKSNQPFYEKKIGFSVLASAVLMNILKKQRDAVGLSVFSDTYEYYAPEKGSDRHHRMLLNKLEQLLEQPKIKKSTDTITYLHQIAEKIHRRSMIILFTDMLQTEEDEKLFNALQHLKHNKHKVVLFHVIDDKTELKFDFDNTPRKFIDVETGEEVSIFADNVKEEYEKRAEEYFKKLSLTCAKNQIKYVPVNVGDNFEKILTTYLVEKQNFG is encoded by the coding sequence ATGAAAATCGAATCAGAAATAGAGAAAGTTTCAAGTTTTCAGCATCTCGAAATGCTGGCCAATCAGGTGGTAGAAGGTTTTATATCCGGAATGCATAAAAGTCCGTTTCATGGATTTTCGGCTGAATTTGCCGAACATAAGGTGTATAATGCGGGAGAAAGTACCAAACACATCGATTGGAAATTATTTGCCAAAACAGACCGTTTGTATACCAAACGTTTTGAAGAAGAAACCAATTTGCGTTGTCATATTATTGTCGATAATTCGTCGTCGATGCATTATCCGGAACTAAAATCAAATCAGCCTTTTTATGAAAAGAAGATTGGTTTTTCGGTTTTGGCCTCAGCAGTTTTGATGAACATCCTTAAGAAACAGCGTGATGCCGTTGGTTTGAGTGTTTTCTCCGATACCTATGAATATTACGCTCCCGAAAAAGGAAGTGACCGCCATCATAGAATGCTGCTCAACAAATTAGAGCAATTGTTAGAGCAACCAAAAATCAAAAAAAGCACCGATACGATTACTTATTTACATCAGATCGCTGAAAAAATACATCGCCGCTCGATGATTATCCTGTTTACAGATATGTTGCAGACAGAAGAAGATGAAAAACTGTTTAATGCACTGCAGCATTTGAAGCACAATAAACACAAAGTGGTTTTGTTTCATGTGATCGATGATAAAACAGAGCTTAAATTTGACTTTGACAATACCCCTCGCAAGTTTATAGATGTAGAGACAGGGGAAGAAGTGTCAATTTTTGCAGATAATGTAAAAGAAGAATATGAAAAAAGGGCAGAGGAGTACTTTAAAAAATTGTCATTGACCTGTGCAAAGAACCAAATTAAGTACGTTCCGGTAAATGTTGGCGATAATTTTGAAAAAATACTCACGACATATTTAGTTGAAAAACAAAACTTTGGCTAA
- a CDS encoding AraC family transcriptional regulator has product MEQTNHKVDKYYIKKVDADQKSIYCHHDVMGELFVPTHKHDKAQLLYAEGDVVFVTTETKTYFLPARHFIWIPGGVEHSIHPKSENVMMRNLYFPVEKNENDFYQNEGIYPVNNLLLQMMLFTNQWNGDLKDGSPNFVIAKAIKAILPQICLINLPLELPLPKDPRLGKILRHIENNLGETILFAEVAHEFGYSERSLYRLFQKDLKMSFIQYYTIRRILKAIELLLERKLSVKEVAQEVGYNSVPTFSNTFFKILGQRPSDYLGGEEILVRTR; this is encoded by the coding sequence ATGGAACAAACAAATCATAAAGTAGATAAGTATTACATCAAAAAAGTAGATGCCGATCAAAAAAGCATTTATTGTCATCATGATGTAATGGGGGAATTATTTGTTCCGACGCATAAACATGACAAAGCACAGTTGCTTTATGCCGAAGGCGATGTGGTGTTTGTTACGACCGAAACCAAAACCTATTTTTTACCCGCACGACATTTTATATGGATTCCGGGTGGAGTAGAACACAGCATTCATCCAAAATCTGAAAATGTGATGATGCGAAATCTGTATTTTCCTGTTGAAAAGAATGAAAATGATTTTTATCAAAATGAAGGAATCTATCCGGTAAATAATCTGCTGCTTCAAATGATGCTTTTTACGAATCAATGGAACGGTGATCTTAAGGATGGAAGTCCAAATTTTGTAATTGCTAAAGCGATAAAAGCGATTCTTCCTCAAATCTGTCTGATCAATTTACCTTTAGAATTGCCTTTGCCGAAAGACCCGAGATTGGGTAAAATTCTGCGACACATAGAAAACAATCTGGGAGAAACGATTTTGTTTGCTGAAGTTGCGCATGAATTCGGCTATAGCGAACGCTCTTTGTATCGCTTGTTTCAAAAGGATCTTAAGATGTCATTCATTCAATATTATACCATCAGGAGAATCTTAAAAGCAATTGAGCTATTATTAGAAAGAAAACTTTCTGTAAAAGAAGTGGCTCAGGAAGTGGGCTATAATAGTGTTCCCACGTTTAGCAATACTTTTTTTAAGATTTTAGGACAACGCCCGTCTGATTATCTGGGGGGTGAGGAGATTTTGGTGCGAACTAGATAA